The Alphaproteobacteria bacterium sequence CGCCCAAAAACGATAAAGCAGATTCAAGGGCAATTGCACGGGCTAATTGATATGAAAAAACAACAATTTGTGGCGGTAATGCATTAGGTAATAAATGTTTACAGACGATATAAAAAGAAGATAATCCTAATAATCTTGCGGATAAGACATATTCTTGACGTATTTCAGCTTTTGCAATAGAACGTGCTGTTTGTGCAAAATAGGCCCACTGCCCTAAAACAAGCGCTGCAATTAATGGCAGAAAACCGTGCCCCAAAAATGCAATCAATAAAAGCGCAATTAAAAAGCTTGGGATACTCAGTTGAAGTTCAGTCACACGCCCCAAAATTTTTTCTACCATACCGCCCTTATAAGCAGCATATACACCCAAAAAAGTACCGAAAGCAAAGGCTAAAAAAGTACTGATACCCGCTATTATAAAACTAGTTTGAAGGCCATATAAAAGACCACTAAACATATCCCTGCCAAATTCATTCGTGCCTAAAATGTGACCTTGGCTGAAAGGCTTCAAAAATAAATGTTCTAAATCAGAAAAGTGCTTGTAATCATAAGGTAAAAAAAATGGCAAAACAAAAGAAGCTGCAAGAACTACAAAAAGACCTATCAATGAAGCTTTACCCCAAAAACTAGAGCTTTCAGCACTGACAAATTTAGAAATCATGCCCATCTTTTTTCTCGGAGCCTAGGATCAATAAAACGATGAATAATATCTAAAACCAAATTCATAATGGCATAAAACAAACCCACAAAAATCACAAAAGCAATCACCATCGGCCGGTCTAATTGCAACAGAGCATCAATAAGCAATTTTCCTAACCCTGGCCACGCAAAAACAGATTCAGTGATTACAGCCGACAATAAAAGACTCCCAAATTCTAAACTAAACACGGTTGAAATAGGAAGCGTTAAATGCTTAACGATATGTTTTTGATAAATAATAGATTCAGATATGCCGCGCGCGCGCGTAAAATAAATAAAAGATTTCTGTGCAACATTGCCAGCAAAATGACGCGTAAGTCTTATAAAAAGCGCTACCTTAAACATCATTAAAACAAGAACAGGCAACACTAAATGTCTAATGCCATCGATCGTTAAAAAACTTAAACCCCAAAAAGTTTCGCCCCGACCAATAGAAGGAAGCCAATGCAATTGTGCTGCAAAAAACGTTACAAGCATTAAACCCAACCAATAAACAGGGAAACTCATGCCTAATAAAGCATAAAACTCTATCCATTTTGCACCCTTTCCTTCAGGAAAACGCGCAGCATAAAGGCCTAATTTCACGCCAATAATACATGAAAATAAAAGAGCCAAAAGCGTAAGTTCTAAAGAAGCTGGCAAACGTTGCAAAATAATATCAAAACATGATGTTCCAAAAACAAATGATTTACCTAAACTTCCTGAGAAAAGACCTTTAATAAAAGTAGCATATTGCGTTAAAAACGAACCATCTAGACCTAATAATTTTCGTGCAGCATCAATTGAAGCCCCCTGCCCTTGTTCAGGCATTAATAATGCAATGGGGTCACCAATATAATATACACCCAGAAACACAACGAATGTAAGAATAAGAAGCATTACTAACGTTAAAATAACGCGTTGCGTAAAATATAAAATCATTTAATTTTTAAGTTTTTTGACATTCATGGCAATCGTATATTCATCCATCCTTGGTTCAAAAGTCAAACTTTCTTTACCTGACCAATTCGCAATCGAAAAATAAAGTGGAATAATCGCTAAATCTTCAACAACGACACGATTTGCCTTTTTGAGTAATTCTTCACGTTTAACGTCATCCATGGTTTCAAGCGCTGTTTCAATCATCACATCAAGTTCCTGATTTGCATAGCGTCCGCGATTAAAAACCCCATGGCCTTCCTTTATATCAAAACGATGAAATAACGCTTGTAAAGGACTTAAAGATTCACGACCAACCGGCCATCCGCCTAAACTTAAACTAAAATCACCTTTTTGAGAACGCGAAAAGAAAACATTTGAAGGTAATATTTCGACTTTTGCTTTAATTTTTATTTGTTCAAGCATTGATGCTATCGCCTGAACAATTTTGGTATCATTAACATATCTACCAGACGTCGAACTAAAAACGACTTGAAATCCTTTTTCATATCCAGCTTCCTTCATTAGTTGTTTTGCTTTTTCAATATCCTGAATATGTGCTTTTAAATCTGGATTAAATCCTGTAGAACCCTCAATTATTAATTGACCCGCTTGTTTTCCATGATTACCCAGATAATGCTGAATCAAAAATTCTCGATTAATAGCATATGACAAGGCTTCCCTTACACGTTTGTCTTGAAAAGGATTTTGGGTTAATGCTTTTCCATCCATATCTAAAACATAAGGCGAAATTTTATTTCCTAAATCCATGCATAAATACATCAAACGGCTTGGGATGGTTGCAAATAATTTAAATTTTGATGTCTCTTTAAAGCGATACAATTCTTCAACAGGCACCGTTTCAATAAAATCAAAATCATCTGCTAACAACGCATTAAATCTTGATATATCCTGGGGAACTGGCTTAAAAATAACTTTATCCCAAGGTTCTTTGTTACCCCAATAATCATTATTTTTTTCGATAATAATGTCCTGGCCAGGACGCCATGAAACAAAACGATATGGGCCCGTTCCAATAGCTGTTTTAGCTTGATTGAAATCATGAGAATCAAGATTCTCACCTAATGAATGTGGCAGAATTCCAATCATCGCTATATCCCAAGCAAGCAAAGGATAAGGCTTTATAGTTGATATTTTTATTTTATGCGGGTTTACAATTTCAACTTTATCAATAAAACGAATATAGGTTTTATAACTTTCCAAAGGTCCAATACCTTTTTGAATACGATTAATCGTATATACAACATCCTTAGCTTCAAAAGCCTGATCATTATGAAATTTAACATTTTCGCGTAAATTAAATGCCCAAATCAAATCAGATTCTTTTTCCCACGACAAGGCAAGCCCAGGTAATAATTTTTGATTATTATCCTGCTTCACTAAAGATTCAAACATATGGGAAGCCATCGCTGAATTCGGACCACTTACATGAAAATGAGGATCAACAGACGTAATGTCAGCACGCAAACCAATATGAAGATCCTCGGCATCAGCTTGGGTATTTATGCAGAAGGATAATAAGAACAGAAGTTTTTTCATAACGAGAACTTTCTTAATATTTGCATGTTGTAAAAAATAGTTATAATTTTCCAATCTACAGGACAAAAAATGAAATCACTTCGGTTTCACCTCTCCCCTTGTGGGAGAGGTCGGCGCACAGCGACGGGTGAGGGTGTATAAAGCGTTTGCAAAGAGCAACACCAGCATGCCGTAATCTAACACTACCAAAGAAATACTCATCTCTCCAAAATTGAAAAACACCCCTCACCCGCTCCCTTTGGTCGCGACCTCTCCCACAAGGGGAGAGGTAAAAAAATCCTTCTTTTGGACCGCTTTTAGTAAAAATTTATCCAGTAGATTAACAATTTTCAAACCAACAAAAAAACTGTCCAAATTACAGTTTATTGCCAAGGAAGCACCAAAGAACTTAAAGGAACCAGATTATATCCTTTTTTCATAAGCGTTGGAATCCATTTCTCCAAGGCATTTAATGTATCATCTTTAGGATGCCCAATTGCAATGGCGATTCCGTTTTTTAAAGCGATATCTTCTACTAATTTTAATTGAATTTCAATGGCTTTAAGCGTTGGATCGTGATCTAAAAAAACATCGCGTTCGATACAAGGTACTTTACATTCTTTTGCAAGTTCTGGCACCAACGATTTCATTGTTGTTTTTGAGTCCAAAAAAAACAATTTTCTAGATTTTATATCCGCCATTACTTTTTGAAGAGGTTCCTTCGAGGACGTAAATTTACTTCCCATGTGATTGTTAATACCAATATAACCATCAAACTGAGATAAGTGCCAATAAAGATGTTCTTTCAAATCCTTATCACTTGATTTAACCAATAACGACTTAAGGCCAGCATCTTTTCCAGAATCTGCCTCCATTGGTACATGCACTAATAATTCGTGACCTTTGTCTCGCGCAATTTTTGTTTGCTCTTTGATCTTACTGGCATAAGCTAAAAACGAAAGTGTCACTTCTTTAGGTAATGCAATTGCACGTGCTGAGCGATTAAAATCAACACCAACATCATCGATCACAATCGCAATTTTAGGTCCTTTTTGTTCTGTGAAAACAGGTTGCATCATCGCAATTTTAGGATCTAAAGTAAAAACTTCAATCTTAGGTTTTTCTTCAGGCAATACATTTTTAAGCTGTTCAGTTGCTACAGCAACTTCATTTGAAGGCTTCACTTCAGGCAAAATGCTTTTCGGAGAATCCGATGACAACGATCTTTCATTTGAAGGCTTCACTTCAGGCACGATATCTTTAGGTGATTGAGTCAATGACGGCACCTTAGAAACAGGTTTTATTACTGCCGGTTTTTTTTCTACAGTTTGAGTAGATTCTTTTTTAGCATTTGCTTTTTCAAAAAAAACATATAACGACACAAACAAAAAGCCGCCCACAAAAAGAAAAGCTAAAGCATATAAATATGGCTTAAAATTAAAATCTCCCCGATGATTTTTTTTACGTCCTGCCGTTGATTTACGGGTTG is a genomic window containing:
- a CDS encoding ABC transporter permease produces the protein MILYFTQRVILTLVMLLILTFVVFLGVYYIGDPIALLMPEQGQGASIDAARKLLGLDGSFLTQYATFIKGLFSGSLGKSFVFGTSCFDIILQRLPASLELTLLALLFSCIIGVKLGLYAARFPEGKGAKWIEFYALLGMSFPVYWLGLMLVTFFAAQLHWLPSIGRGETFWGLSFLTIDGIRHLVLPVLVLMMFKVALFIRLTRHFAGNVAQKSFIYFTRARGISESIIYQKHIVKHLTLPISTVFSLEFGSLLLSAVITESVFAWPGLGKLLIDALLQLDRPMVIAFVIFVGLFYAIMNLVLDIIHRFIDPRLREKRWA
- a CDS encoding ABC transporter permease, with protein sequence MISKFVSAESSSFWGKASLIGLFVVLAASFVLPFFLPYDYKHFSDLEHLFLKPFSQGHILGTNEFGRDMFSGLLYGLQTSFIIAGISTFLAFAFGTFLGVYAAYKGGMVEKILGRVTELQLSIPSFLIALLLIAFLGHGFLPLIAALVLGQWAYFAQTARSIAKAEIRQEYVLSARLLGLSSFYIVCKHLLPNALPPQIVVFSYQLARAIALESALSFLGVGVPLTEPSLGLFIAQGYAYFLNKAYWVSLFPGIMLILLVMMVTKIGDYLNTIYDRRDS
- a CDS encoding ABC transporter substrate-binding protein, with the translated sequence MKKLLFLLSFCINTQADAEDLHIGLRADITSVDPHFHVSGPNSAMASHMFESLVKQDNNQKLLPGLALSWEKESDLIWAFNLRENVKFHNDQAFEAKDVVYTINRIQKGIGPLESYKTYIRFIDKVEIVNPHKIKISTIKPYPLLAWDIAMIGILPHSLGENLDSHDFNQAKTAIGTGPYRFVSWRPGQDIIIEKNNDYWGNKEPWDKVIFKPVPQDISRFNALLADDFDFIETVPVEELYRFKETSKFKLFATIPSRLMYLCMDLGNKISPYVLDMDGKALTQNPFQDKRVREALSYAINREFLIQHYLGNHGKQAGQLIIEGSTGFNPDLKAHIQDIEKAKQLMKEAGYEKGFQVVFSSTSGRYVNDTKIVQAIASMLEQIKIKAKVEILPSNVFFSRSQKGDFSLSLGGWPVGRESLSPLQALFHRFDIKEGHGVFNRGRYANQELDVMIETALETMDDVKREELLKKANRVVVEDLAIIPLYFSIANWSGKESLTFEPRMDEYTIAMNVKKLKN
- a CDS encoding divergent polysaccharide deacetylase family protein yields the protein MPKKPQPKKTTKKSKSSYKATRKSTAGRKKNHRGDFNFKPYLYALAFLFVGGFLFVSLYVFFEKANAKKESTQTVEKKPAVIKPVSKVPSLTQSPKDIVPEVKPSNERSLSSDSPKSILPEVKPSNEVAVATEQLKNVLPEEKPKIEVFTLDPKIAMMQPVFTEQKGPKIAIVIDDVGVDFNRSARAIALPKEVTLSFLAYASKIKEQTKIARDKGHELLVHVPMEADSGKDAGLKSLLVKSSDKDLKEHLYWHLSQFDGYIGINNHMGSKFTSSKEPLQKVMADIKSRKLFFLDSKTTMKSLVPELAKECKVPCIERDVFLDHDPTLKAIEIQLKLVEDIALKNGIAIAIGHPKDDTLNALEKWIPTLMKKGYNLVPLSSLVLPWQ